gactagaaaaagtcctaggacttctcAACCAAACACCACCTtattctctcttcctctctctccatCGGGCATGCCTGGcctccctcccttcctcctctCATATTGACATCGGTTGCATGTACATCCAAACTGTGTTTTTGTTTCTTCTGAAAAGGAGGGTATCCCATCTAGAGTAGGTAGGTGAGTGTTTCGCTCTAAGTTGTTCAATGTGCATTTTCCCTTGATATCTTGTCTATTTATGGATCCATCCGTCTCTCCATTCCCATCTGCCCCCAACAGTATGTTAGATTGAACGGCTGAGGAAATACTAAAAAAAACTTATCTTTCATCTAAAAAAACATCTTGCACTCGTGCCGCAAGCCCAAATCCCCCAACTACTACTAGAAGAGAACTACTCCCTCGGTCAAGAGAGGGAGTACTACTAGAAGAGATTGATCAAAACTAACCTCCTCGATGTTGTTTCTGAATTGTGAGAAGCTGAAGTCCTGAATGCGTGTGGTGCCATGGAATGCGGCGTTGACCATGTCGGACGGGGTCATGCGCACCGCCCGTGATCTGCCCGCACCGTCGGCCCTCCTCCTCTCCATGGCGAACGTGCCAGTGCTAGACGCCGGGACTGATGCCGAGGCTCCATCCCCGACGCCGCACTGCCTCGGCTGCGTCTGGTAGAAGATCTTAGATACGACGAGCTCGCCCTCGCGCTCTTCCTCAGACTCGCCGaggtgatactggtgcatcacccagttggtcttcTCGGGCTTCCGGTGCTTGCCGAAGTTGGTGTAGAGCACCAAGATCTTCTTGCACCCCCTCTGTCGGCCGCCCACAGCCACCGGCCGCGTCTTGCCAGTCTTGTGCCACCGCGTCTCACTccgctgctgttgttgctgctgctggtgaGCCGCACCCGCAGCTACTGATCCGGCGGAGGAGAGAGCGGAAGCGTCCACGGTTGCCGGCGGCTGGATCTTGCGGCGCTTGCGGGTGCCAGTGGTGTAAGCCTTGGACGGCCGGTGGAAGAAGTGCCTGCTCAGACCGTCCTTGGACAGACCTGCATGAGCATGGCCATGGATGTCAGGACGTGCATGCCACCCGAGGATTAGTCATGTCTGTTTTGGTTGGACGACTTTAAGAAAAACATGACTTTGGAAAAAAAAAGCGAGAAAAGAGACAGTGATGCAGCTATGCAACATCACCCCGTCGGCTGTTGGAGGATATAACAACCTTGAGAGGGGGACAAAACCTAACTTTGGAAGCTAGGGGCAGATCTCATGTCACATTTcattctagagagagagagagagagagagagagagagagaaatatgcCATGGCCATTAATGTCGTACGTGCAGTACCGAGAGATATGGGTGTACAATATTTTCTTCCTTTTGTTCCAAGATTCCTACAGTGCACTTGAAAATCTACCAGTAATATACTTTTCATATGTATGGAGATACGCGCATCAAGTATTCAAATGCAAAGCAAATCCCAGAACACGAAAGACAGGATGGTGAATGTAtacacaatagaatagcgagaacaTAAAAAAAATAACGAGAACAAAAAAAAGAGCCTGAGCTACGAAACAAGAAACTGAAATTGCAGAACTCCAAAAACTAAAACATTGTATTTCGAGAAAATATTCCTGACAGAAGAAAGCACTTTCAAGAGATTGGAAACGTACGGTGGGTAGCTAGAAACAGATGTTCTAGATTTATAATATAATAAGTTACTACGCTATAAGTTAACTTCCCGGCAATAGAAAAAACTATGCAAATTAACCTGGCAGTTTCTCCGGGTGGGTGTAACAGATGCCATCCTCCCCCTCAATGGTGGGTATGAACTCGTCGATGAGAGGGTGAGACGGGGCTGCCACGGCCGCCGTGCCGCCGGACTGGACTTTCGCCTCTagatgctcgatcagctcctgatccgtcggGTCGAATTTCACCCCGGCCGGCAGCCCCACCCAATCCTGCGGGCAACATACATATACACAATGAATCAACAGAAAGAAGGCCCATAGCAGAACCGAAATTGTCACGGGCCGAGATCGTGCGTATGTACCAGCTTCTGGTCGATCTTGTGGCCGCACCTGGGGCAGCAGCTCGACTCCGACATGTACTTGCCGTGCTCCTCAATCCTCGATCCGATGAGGTGGTGGCCGCCGCTGCTTGTACCTCCTCCTGTCGTTGCCGTTGCACCATCGTCCATGTCTCAGTCGTCACCTCAGTTACTCCTGCCAAGGGGACAGTAGCACCTTGCCTGGCTATCTTCCCTGCCTAAGCATGATCACATGTAAGAGAGAGGATTATTCACAGGGtggagggaggaggagaaggaagaagaggtggaTGGAGACAGGAGAGATAGGGGTGGAGAGGAAAGGGAGAGACCGgccggggggagggggtggtgAAGGGGGTTTTGAGGAAGTAATAAAGATTTGGAGACCAGAATTCCATGTGTTGATCGCTTTAACTGAaggggtagagagagagagagagagagagaaaggaaaagGTTCTCCAGGTACGCACGAAACACCTTTGGACACACGCTAGATCAAGCTGTCCCTCCCTATAACTCCACCTATTTCATCTCCCAAAAAAATAAACCTCCACCTGTCTCTAGAGAGATACTACCCTCTTTTCCGGTCCTCTTTTCCAGTTTGTAAGGCTTACTCGtttccatttaaaaaaataaaaccgtTTCAAAAAGAAAAAGACTTTACTCGTTTCCCGTATCTCTAGGTTGACGATTTGACCAACATAATACGAGTTATATTTCACCAAAAAAAATATACCATTAAAAACTTCAAAAGTTATATTCCTAATGATATAATTATTATTATACACAATTCATATTAAGTTGGAAAGACTAACAATCTAGGAGTATGCCCTGGACttgtaaactggaaaggaggtagtatgtCTCTGCTATGCATGCACACTTCTATTGCTCACTTAATGCTGCTCCTAAATATAAAATTAATTCAGTTGATACTAGAGTGAtactcaaggctaatatgaatcacAATTTTGGGCACTGTATTTTCTAAATATAGGATACATTGCAGTATTGGTTGGCGCAGTCATCCTAGAATGGTTCGAGAAAATTGGAATGTTTTTATATTGGACATATTGCAACGTTTTGGATATATTTAATTCTTATACTAAATAGTTTTACTGGCACAAAATTCAGAAGAAATAATATTATTATAACATAAACACATGTTACATGCTAGTAAGTGTTTTTTTGCGGGTGCTATATGTGTTTTATATGAATAGGATAAGCCCTTTGTGCCAGCTATATTACAAACCTCAGTTAGATATAAAGTAAACTCTAAGTCACCAACTATTTTGTATTATTGTAAGGTGTCCATGGTGCCGAGATTTATCTTTGGCCAATAATTAGTTAAAAATATGAGGATATTCATATGTGAGAACTAACTATTGGTCAGACTAGAATAAGTCATGGAATTGTCCACCTTACATTTCTTGGTGGAGAATTGTTGTGAAACTTATGTTATTCAGGAATGGAATATCTATTTAATTAAAACACTAAATGTTGAAATGTTGAATTATTTGTGTTACATGTAAAGGTGAGCTAGAAAAACTCTCGTAGAANNNNNNNNNNNNNNNNNNNNNNNNNNNNNNNNNNNNNNNNNNNNNNNNNNNNNNNNNNNNNNNNNNNNNNNNNNNNNNNNNNNNNNNNNNNNNNNNNNNNNNNNNNNNNNNNNNNNNNNNNNNNNNNNNNNNNNNNNNNNNNNNNNNNNNNNNNNNNNNNNNNNNNNNNNNNNNNNNNNNNNNNNNNNNNNNNNNNNNNNNNNNNNNNNNNNNNNNNNNNNNNNNNNNNNNNNNNNNNNNNNNNNNNNNNNNNNNNNNNNNTAAAATGATTTATTACACTTCTTTGAGATCCCACAAGCCAACATGCCAATATCAAAGCAAAAAATTGTAGCATGCACTATATTATTTTCCAAAAGGGTGTTTCATTTTTGTCTCTCACATTCACTTCACTCGTACACATTACATCCTTCCCCAACTACATGTTTCTCGCTATATAGTTGACACCCTTGTTGACATTTACTCCATCACAACCTCCACCTTTCAGCTCATGAAAAAAAACATATTTTCAACCGCCCACTTAACCTTTGAACTAAAAATATAATAATCAAATAAAAATGGTGAAATTTTAACTGAACATATGAACTTTCTATTAACAAATCAACGAACTTATTAGTCATCTCCTAAACCAAATACAAACTCTAATAACATCAAATACCGGGAACAAGGGCATCCATGCACTCACCTTATTGGATGCCGGTAGCGTTGCGGGACCTTCCACACTAGAGATATCTTGACCTCTGGATGAGTTGTCGGTATAAAGCAAAGCACCACGAAGGCATCAGATGGGAGACGGTATTAGTGGATTTTGGGATGCcgccaatgaatgaatgggcagaaGTGTGAGCAAggtggaaaataataataatggGAGTATTGAATGAGTAAATAAATGGTTTTGCGGCCTATTATGATATTCCCCGTATTCAACTAAGGAAAAAACACCACAAAGATGTCAAATGGGAGGGTATCAGTGGATTTGGAGGTGCCAACTACGGTTGAATAGGAATACGCGTGAGCGAGGGCGAAACAATGAGAGAAGTATTGAATGGAGAAATAAATGTGTATGCTACACCTCCGTATGCGATTGGGTCAAGCGCGTAGAATCCCTCCCTATGTGCCAGAAGGGTGGCACATCAAGCGCTCTGATTTTATCAATAAATATCTATGTCTTCAAAATTTTGCTGTCCAATATTAACTACATACTCAAAATTTTAGGGTGCCTATCAAATATCCTAATATTAGCTACTGAAAAGCATATATTTTTTCCAGTTTCAAGCTTAATCTCTTAACTAAAAATCAAAACTAAATCGATATGAACTTTAGCTTAACAAATTAGCCAAATGTGCACTCATtttttcaaaccaaaaggcattGTCGGTAACAACAAGCATCATAGCACGAAGCAAAGCACAACGAAGGCATCAGATGAGAGATGGTATCAGATGAGAGATGGTATCAGTGGATTTCGAGGAGTTAGAAACAATTGAATAAGAGAAGGCTTGAGCGGGAGGTGGGATAATGAGGGAACTATTGAATGAGGAAATAATGTGTGTGCACCTTCATATGATATCCTCCATGTGANNNNNNNNNNNNNNNNNNNNNNNNNNNNNNNNNNNNNNNNNNNNNNNNNNNNNNNNNNNNNNNNNNNNNNNNNNNNNNNNNNNNNNNNNNNNNNNNNNNNNNNNNNNNNNNNNNNNNNNNNNNNNNNNNNNNNNNNNNNNNNNNNNNNNNNNNNNNNNNNNNNNCCAACTTATATGTGTATTAACTACATGCTCAAGAAAGTATTAAACTTTACCTACCGAATATCATAATATTAGTATCGTTTTACTACAAGTACAATTTCATCATGGATTTGATTTACTTCTCAAAAACACATTCATAATAATTGTGTTAGGGCATGGTCAAAAGACTTGGCTGATCAGGTGACTCTTCGCCCTACCACACAAGAATATTATTGAGGTGGAGCACAAAGGATGGAGTGCACACATCTTAGTTATCTCAAACGGGATTTACGGCATAATCAACTAAAATGTCATGGTCACTACAAACGCCA
This portion of the Triticum dicoccoides isolate Atlit2015 ecotype Zavitan chromosome 7A, WEW_v2.0, whole genome shotgun sequence genome encodes:
- the LOC119327543 gene encoding NAC domain-containing protein 75-like, translated to MDDGATATTGGGTSSGGHHLIGSRIEEHGKYMSESSCCPRCGHKIDQKLDWVGLPAGVKFDPTDQELIEHLEAKVQSGGTAAVAAPSHPLIDEFIPTIEGEDGICYTHPEKLPGLSKDGLSRHFFHRPSKAYTTGTRKRRKIQPPATVDASALSSAGSVAAGAAHQQQQQQQRSETRWHKTGKTRPVAVGGRQRGCKKILVLYTNFGKHRKPEKTNWVMHQYHLGESEEEREGELVVSKIFYQTQPRQCGVGDGASASVPASSTGTFAMERRRADGAGRSRAVRMTPSDMVNAAFHGTTRIQDFSFSQFRNNIEEVGMGGSDHQVVQVRADEGVLHRPASLHHQHPDQQQHHVVDEHDHRRHHHHYAGLQQEHHHSSTAAFHVSTPTDPIATLIAAPPVHQGSVVLAAPTAEPYGHGAPSYHNQEDERPHQTRKFDGRSTSGLEEVIMGCTSRRSKGGETSGSKEDTEWQYPSFWPSDNQDHHG